A genomic region of Planococcus kocurii contains the following coding sequences:
- a CDS encoding DUF3243 domain-containing protein: MENINKKVEDKLENTDQQKKDKILADFSVFMNYLSDKVEMGEKLGLSEERIAQLAEKVASYLAKKEDPKNSEEYLLHRLWQVGDKEEQHMLAHMLVKLAKDQK; the protein is encoded by the coding sequence ATGGAAAACATCAATAAAAAAGTTGAAGATAAACTAGAAAATACAGACCAACAGAAAAAAGACAAAATTTTAGCAGATTTTTCTGTATTCATGAATTACTTAAGTGACAAAGTTGAGATGGGCGAGAAATTGGGCTTGAGCGAAGAGCGCATCGCACAACTAGCTGAAAAAGTTGCATCTTATCTTGCGAAAAAAGAAGATCCTAAAAATAGTGAAGAATATTTATTGCACCGCTTATGGCAGGTTGGCGATAAAGAAGAGCAACACATGCTTGCACACATGCTAGTTAAATTAGCTAAAGACCAAAAGTAA